One window from the genome of Rariglobus hedericola encodes:
- the yihA gene encoding ribosome biogenesis GTP-binding protein YihA/YsxC, which translates to MKIKSAEFETSAPTIASAPRWTLPEFAFIGRSNVGKSSLINLLTERNALAKASVTPGKTKLINFFRINTNWCLVDLPGYGYAKVNREDRADFNVAVANYIEKRDVLVHLFVLIDSRLTPQKIDLEFLNWLSTIDVAFSLVFTKTDKVSMNAVESNVALFKSTMKSFMTVSPKIFTSSSTTKRGRKEILDFIEAELARDKASA; encoded by the coding sequence ATGAAGATCAAATCAGCCGAGTTCGAAACAAGCGCACCGACCATCGCGTCGGCGCCGCGCTGGACCCTGCCCGAGTTCGCTTTCATCGGCCGGTCGAATGTCGGGAAGTCCTCGCTGATCAACCTGCTCACCGAGCGCAATGCCCTCGCCAAGGCATCGGTGACGCCCGGCAAGACGAAGCTCATCAATTTTTTCCGCATCAACACCAACTGGTGTCTGGTCGATTTGCCCGGCTACGGTTACGCCAAGGTGAACCGTGAAGATCGCGCCGATTTCAATGTCGCGGTCGCCAACTACATCGAAAAACGCGACGTGCTCGTGCACCTGTTCGTGCTGATCGATTCAAGGCTGACCCCGCAGAAGATCGACCTCGAATTCTTGAACTGGTTGTCGACCATCGACGTCGCGTTCTCGCTGGTGTTCACCAAGACGGACAAAGTTTCCATGAACGCGGTCGAGTCGAACGTCGCCCTGTTCAAGTCCACCATGAAGAGCTTCATGACCGTATCGCCGAAGATCTTCACCAGTTCCTCGACCACCAAACGCGGGCGCAAAGAGATCCTGGATTTCATCGAGGCGGAACTGGCGCGCGACAAGGCCAGCGCCTGA
- a CDS encoding pyridoxamine 5'-phosphate oxidase family protein: MTQLASTPSTLRPEGYPRLCELIKDIDFTMFTTVAEDGSLHSRPMATMQLDADRAELWFFTSIDSPKVAEIYHERTVGLSYASPGKNNYVSVSGRAYIVRDTDKVTELWTPAAKIWFPQGVNDPHLVLLRVVIESAQFWDSPSSMVVQLWGLAKMALTGHAPENLGENVKVNVR; encoded by the coding sequence ATGACCCAACTTGCATCCACCCCCTCCACGCTTCGCCCCGAAGGTTATCCGCGCCTGTGCGAATTGATCAAAGACATCGACTTCACGATGTTCACCACGGTGGCCGAAGACGGTTCGTTGCACAGCCGGCCGATGGCCACGATGCAGCTCGATGCGGACCGAGCCGAACTGTGGTTTTTCACCTCGATTGATTCGCCCAAGGTCGCGGAGATTTACCACGAGCGCACGGTGGGTCTGTCGTATGCCTCGCCGGGTAAAAACAACTACGTCTCCGTGTCGGGCCGCGCGTATATCGTGCGTGATACCGACAAAGTGACGGAGTTGTGGACGCCAGCCGCAAAGATCTGGTTTCCGCAAGGCGTGAACGATCCGCATCTCGTCTTGTTGCGCGTCGTCATCGAGTCCGCGCAGTTCTGGGATTCCCCGTCCAGCATGGTCGTGCAACTGTGGGGCCTCGCCAAGATGGCGCTGACCGGCCACGCGCCTGAAAACCTCGGCGAGAACGTGAAGGTCAACGTTCGCTAA
- the tgt gene encoding tRNA guanosine(34) transglycosylase Tgt, which produces MSRLNFTLEKTAPGSRARAARFTTLHGEVLTPIFMPVGTQATVKSQTAETLLAAGSNVLLANTYHLLLRPGPEVFKKFGGIHRFMNWNRPVLTDSGGFQIFSLPSERRMNEEGAKFKSYVDGTTLLLSPEVSIETQKAIGSDIMMVLDQCIPSTAPYDQAEAAMQLTHRWAVRSLNARGDSPQSMFGIVQGACHPELRKQSAAFLRELPFDGLAIGGLAVGETHAERYEFTGLVTEHLPENLPRYLMGVGTPIDILEAVHRGVDMFDCIIPSQLAQRGTVFTSHGRLHMQRSVYKLQDGPLDANCDCHCCKHYERGYLHHLAKTSEYLGWHLLGIHNISFYHRLMREIRAHILAGTFAEYYEKKRLELVRVDEDSPPVPPKQTRIKPSKKLGDYEIVTNPAGTSSIKQISSGEVMHSVSGPSEESQKLYVDQSCLAVRLLKRSDDDNEELVIWDVGLGAASNAMAALQCFERELAERGPAVLRPLRIVSFECDLHPLALATKDAGAFPHLRHRAPYEILKNHRWSHASGLLNWDLNVGDFLQFLESSAVPDLIYFDPFSSKTDTGLWTPEVFTRIFNHCAPKSAELYTYAAGTGVRAAMLNAGFSVAEGMGTGPKATTTLAFTRLEAAQHHALKPVLLGEPWLARWRRSDSQYPKSLPGDARPAFAARIESHPQFKV; this is translated from the coding sequence ATGTCGCGTCTCAACTTCACCTTGGAAAAAACCGCCCCCGGCTCCCGTGCCCGCGCGGCCCGCTTCACGACGCTTCACGGCGAGGTGCTGACGCCCATCTTCATGCCCGTCGGCACCCAGGCCACCGTGAAGTCGCAGACCGCCGAGACACTCCTCGCCGCCGGCTCCAACGTCCTTCTCGCCAACACCTATCACCTGCTCCTCCGTCCCGGCCCCGAGGTGTTTAAAAAATTCGGCGGCATCCACCGCTTCATGAATTGGAATCGCCCCGTCCTCACGGACTCCGGCGGCTTCCAGATTTTTTCCCTCCCCAGCGAACGCCGCATGAACGAGGAGGGCGCCAAGTTTAAGAGCTACGTGGACGGCACCACGCTCCTGCTTTCGCCCGAGGTCAGCATCGAAACACAGAAGGCCATCGGCAGCGACATCATGATGGTGCTCGACCAGTGCATCCCGTCCACCGCGCCCTACGACCAGGCCGAGGCCGCCATGCAGCTCACCCACCGCTGGGCCGTCCGCTCGCTCAACGCCCGCGGCGATTCCCCTCAGTCGATGTTCGGCATCGTCCAAGGCGCCTGCCACCCCGAGCTTCGCAAACAAAGCGCCGCGTTCCTCCGCGAACTCCCCTTCGACGGCCTCGCCATCGGCGGTCTCGCCGTCGGCGAAACCCACGCCGAGCGTTACGAGTTCACCGGCCTCGTCACCGAACACCTTCCTGAAAACCTCCCGCGCTACCTCATGGGCGTCGGCACGCCCATCGACATCCTCGAAGCCGTCCACCGTGGCGTGGACATGTTCGACTGCATCATCCCGTCGCAGCTCGCCCAGCGCGGCACTGTATTCACTTCTCACGGACGCCTCCACATGCAGCGCTCCGTCTATAAACTCCAGGACGGTCCCCTCGACGCCAACTGCGACTGCCACTGCTGCAAACACTACGAGCGCGGCTACCTTCACCACCTCGCCAAAACCAGCGAATACCTCGGCTGGCACCTGCTCGGCATCCACAACATTTCGTTTTATCACCGGCTCATGCGCGAGATCCGCGCGCACATCCTCGCCGGCACGTTCGCCGAATACTACGAGAAGAAACGCCTCGAGCTCGTCCGCGTGGACGAAGACAGCCCGCCCGTCCCGCCCAAACAGACGCGTATCAAGCCCTCCAAAAAACTCGGCGACTACGAGATCGTCACCAACCCCGCCGGCACTTCGAGCATCAAGCAGATCAGCTCCGGCGAGGTCATGCATTCGGTTAGCGGCCCGAGCGAGGAATCCCAAAAACTCTACGTCGACCAGTCGTGTCTCGCCGTGCGTCTCCTCAAGCGCTCCGACGACGACAACGAAGAGCTCGTCATCTGGGACGTCGGACTCGGCGCCGCGTCCAACGCCATGGCCGCCCTCCAGTGCTTCGAACGCGAACTCGCCGAGCGCGGCCCCGCCGTGCTCCGCCCGCTGCGCATCGTGAGTTTCGAGTGCGACCTGCACCCGCTCGCCCTCGCCACCAAGGACGCCGGCGCCTTCCCGCACCTGCGTCACCGCGCGCCTTACGAAATTCTTAAAAACCATCGCTGGTCCCACGCCTCCGGCCTGCTCAACTGGGATCTCAACGTCGGCGATTTCCTCCAGTTCCTCGAATCCTCCGCGGTCCCCGATCTCATCTACTTCGATCCGTTCTCCTCCAAAACGGACACCGGCCTGTGGACGCCCGAAGTATTCACCCGCATCTTTAACCACTGTGCTCCGAAGTCCGCCGAGCTCTACACTTACGCCGCCGGCACCGGCGTGCGCGCCGCGATGCTCAACGCCGGTTTCTCCGTCGCCGAAGGCATGGGCACCGGCCCGAAAGCCACGACCACCCTCGCCTTCACCCGCCTCGAAGCCGCGCAACACCACGCGCTCAAGCCCGTGCTTCTCGGCGAACCCTGGCTGGCCCGCTGGCGCCGCAGCGACAGCCAATACCCCAAATCTCTCCCCGGCGACGCCCGCCCCGCCTTCGCCGCCCGCATCGAAAGCCACCCCCAGTTCAAAGTCTGA
- the pap gene encoding polyphosphate:AMP phosphotransferase, with protein MANARPVHRLSKKLYDARVPALREELVHLQVRLKEVPSKVLLILAGEEAGGRGEVINTLSGWLDPRGVETFAFRQPSDEERERPLMWRYWRCLPVNGRLGIFAGSWYTELLRAQADQGLPAATSAHHIEHIRNFEKLLVDDGTLIIKIWLHLTKGEQRLRLAELAANPDTAWRVTDEARRNHRLHDRLARSSARLRAATHRPGAQWTVIDAADPRARNLAVAGLVARKLSAHLKRLEAPRPKAPRIAAPKSLKPAGLARLLALPLDQKLSSSEYEAKREKWLGRLHRATRAAQAAQRSIVFVFEGWDAAGKGGAIRRLTSAIDAQDYRVIPVAKPTDEEKSHHYLWRFWRHVPRAGLVTVYDRSWYGRVLVERLEGFCTEPEWRRAFGEMNDFEQQLVEHGTIVVKFWMHVSADEQLKRFREREHTAYKQHKINAEDWRNRRKWHPYEIAVGDMLALTDTPSAPWHLIPANNKRHARLQILKTAAKSIEDALGL; from the coding sequence ATGGCCAACGCGCGTCCCGTCCATCGGTTGAGCAAAAAACTCTACGACGCCCGCGTCCCCGCCTTACGCGAGGAGTTGGTCCACCTCCAGGTCCGCCTGAAAGAAGTGCCGTCCAAGGTCCTCCTCATCCTCGCCGGTGAAGAAGCCGGCGGTCGCGGCGAGGTCATCAACACCCTCAGCGGCTGGCTCGACCCGCGCGGCGTGGAGACCTTTGCCTTCCGCCAGCCCTCCGACGAGGAACGCGAGCGCCCGCTCATGTGGCGCTACTGGCGCTGCCTCCCCGTCAACGGTCGCCTCGGCATTTTCGCCGGCTCCTGGTATACGGAGCTCCTCCGCGCCCAAGCCGACCAAGGCCTGCCCGCCGCCACCTCCGCCCATCACATCGAGCATATCCGCAACTTCGAGAAACTCCTCGTCGACGACGGCACGCTCATCATCAAAATCTGGCTCCATCTCACCAAGGGTGAACAACGCCTCCGTCTCGCCGAGCTGGCCGCCAATCCCGACACCGCCTGGCGCGTGACCGACGAAGCCCGTCGCAACCACCGCCTCCACGACCGCCTCGCCCGCTCCTCCGCCCGCCTCCGCGCCGCCACCCACCGCCCCGGCGCCCAGTGGACCGTCATCGACGCCGCCGATCCCCGCGCGCGCAATCTCGCCGTCGCCGGCCTCGTCGCCCGCAAACTCTCCGCCCACCTCAAGCGCCTCGAGGCCCCACGCCCCAAAGCCCCGCGCATCGCCGCCCCGAAGTCCCTCAAGCCCGCCGGTCTCGCCCGCCTCCTCGCGCTCCCGCTCGACCAGAAACTCTCCTCCTCCGAATACGAGGCGAAGCGCGAGAAATGGCTCGGCCGCCTCCACCGCGCCACCCGCGCCGCCCAAGCCGCCCAACGTTCCATCGTGTTTGTTTTTGAGGGCTGGGACGCCGCCGGCAAAGGCGGAGCCATCCGCCGCCTCACCAGCGCCATCGACGCGCAGGATTACCGCGTCATCCCCGTCGCCAAGCCCACCGACGAGGAAAAATCCCACCACTACCTCTGGCGCTTCTGGCGCCACGTCCCCCGCGCCGGCCTCGTGACCGTTTACGACCGCTCCTGGTATGGCCGCGTGCTGGTGGAGCGCCTCGAAGGCTTTTGCACCGAACCCGAATGGCGCCGCGCCTTCGGCGAAATGAACGACTTCGAACAGCAACTGGTCGAGCACGGCACCATTGTAGTTAAATTCTGGATGCACGTCAGCGCCGACGAACAGCTGAAGCGCTTCCGCGAGCGCGAGCACACCGCCTACAAGCAGCACAAGATCAACGCCGAGGACTGGCGCAACCGCCGCAAGTGGCACCCCTACGAGATCGCCGTCGGCGACATGCTTGCCCTCACGGATACGCCGTCCGCGCCCTGGCACCTCATCCCCGCCAACAACAAGCGCCACGCCCGCCTGCAAATCCTCAAAACCGCCGCCAAGTCCATCGAAGACGCTCTGGGGCTTTGA